A portion of the Gloeomargarita sp. SKYB120 genome contains these proteins:
- a CDS encoding iron uptake porin has translation MMKLTWRGFVSGSIVTGIVWAAGVHAQVNVTDSRESIRQVREYVRNLRVEDELGQVTSVSEFVDVKPTDWAFQALQSLVERYGCIVGLPTKPPTYQGRRALTRYEFAAGLNACLDRMNELIAASTENLVTKEDMKLLQRLQEEFAAELALLRGRVDTLEARTATLEAQQFSTTTKLTGQVIFGVQGAFGANRQAVPKGQPRSTQNLQDAVTFGYRVNLTFNTSFTGKDLLTTNLQIDDVPLGAIPGTSALAATGTNSASVSYGFLNGGSGGQVGLDTLTYEFPVLGDKGRITIAALGGAIYDQVDTLSPLDDDGQGAISAFGLRNPIYNQNGGAGVGAAFSVNFLNDKLNFTLGYLASGDSGAGAYSPSQGLFGSSYVAYAQLTGYPLENLGLSAVYIRGYSDPNAVPLNLGGLVGNQSVDALAAGHRVSADNAGFQFKWQPLQNFIIGGWFGATWFRDEERRINASGTALNYALVFAFPDVGTRGSQAQLVVGAPPYLNSSRGLVSNGFVARRSDDVPILVEASYRFKYSEYLSITPGIFAIFNPEGNRDNPTVLVGAIRTTFSF, from the coding sequence ATGATGAAGCTAACGTGGCGTGGGTTCGTCAGCGGTTCCATCGTAACGGGCATTGTCTGGGCTGCTGGGGTACACGCTCAAGTCAACGTAACCGACAGTCGGGAATCTATCCGCCAGGTTCGAGAGTATGTGCGGAATTTACGGGTCGAAGACGAACTGGGCCAGGTGACATCGGTTTCGGAGTTTGTGGATGTGAAACCAACGGACTGGGCGTTTCAGGCGTTGCAATCACTGGTGGAACGTTACGGCTGTATTGTGGGTTTGCCGACCAAGCCCCCCACGTATCAAGGTCGTCGGGCGTTGACGCGCTATGAATTCGCCGCCGGGTTGAATGCTTGCCTGGACCGAATGAATGAGTTAATCGCCGCTTCCACTGAGAATTTGGTCACGAAAGAAGACATGAAATTGCTCCAGCGCTTGCAGGAAGAATTTGCGGCGGAACTGGCGCTCTTACGGGGACGCGTGGATACATTAGAAGCCCGTACAGCAACTTTAGAAGCCCAGCAATTCTCCACCACCACCAAGCTAACCGGGCAAGTGATTTTTGGAGTGCAAGGGGCCTTTGGCGCTAACCGGCAAGCGGTACCCAAGGGTCAACCCCGAAGCACTCAGAATTTACAGGATGCAGTCACATTTGGCTACCGGGTAAATTTAACGTTCAACACCAGCTTCACCGGCAAGGATTTACTCACCACCAATCTCCAAATTGATGATGTGCCGCTGGGGGCAATCCCTGGGACGAGCGCCTTGGCTGCAACGGGAACCAATAGCGCCAGTGTGAGTTATGGCTTTCTCAACGGCGGTTCCGGTGGTCAGGTGGGCTTAGATACGTTGACCTATGAATTTCCGGTGTTAGGAGACAAGGGACGCATCACGATTGCAGCGTTAGGGGGTGCCATTTACGACCAGGTGGATACCTTGAGTCCGTTGGATGACGACGGTCAAGGGGCCATTTCCGCCTTTGGTCTGCGCAACCCAATTTACAACCAAAATGGCGGGGCGGGTGTCGGCGCAGCTTTTAGCGTGAATTTCTTGAACGACAAGCTGAACTTTACCCTAGGGTATTTGGCAAGCGGTGACAGTGGAGCGGGGGCCTACTCACCGAGTCAAGGGTTATTTGGGTCGTCCTATGTGGCCTATGCCCAGTTGACCGGTTATCCCCTAGAGAATTTAGGGTTGAGCGCAGTGTATATCCGGGGTTACAGCGACCCAAATGCAGTGCCCTTGAACCTAGGTGGTCTGGTCGGCAATCAATCGGTGGATGCGCTGGCGGCGGGTCATCGCGTTTCGGCGGACAATGCAGGCTTTCAGTTCAAATGGCAACCGTTGCAGAACTTTATCATTGGGGGATGGTTTGGGGCGACCTGGTTTCGGGATGAAGAACGGCGCATCAATGCCAGCGGCACGGCCCTAAATTACGCGCTGGTGTTTGCCTTTCCCGATGTGGGGACGCGGGGTTCGCAAGCGCAATTGGTGGTGGGCGCGCCGCCCTATCTCAATAGCAGCCGGGGGTTGGTGAGCAATGGTTTTGTGGCCCGTCGTAGCGATGATGTGCCCATCCTGGTCGAAGCATCCTATCGTTTTAAGTATTCGGAATATCTATCAATCACACCGGGCATTTTCGCCATCTTCAACCCTGAAGGCAATCGGGATAATCCCACTGTGTTAGTGGGGGCGATTAGGACGACGTTTTCGTTCTGA